gaaaaaaatgaaacacatgaagaaaatttaaataatgaaacTGCCGAAGGATGTTCAACTGGTATGTGTCcattacaaaaaaatgatgCTAAAAAGGAAAACTGTGAAAGTTGtaagaaagaaaaaaatgaaacaCAAGAAGAAAGCTTAAATAAATCATCTACAACAAATTCAACGAATGATTCAATAAAAGTATCAAAGAAAAAATCCAGTAATAAGAATATGAGAgaaaacaataaaaaagctcacaaaaaaaagacaaaTGATAAATTAAGAAGGGCacaataaataatatgtgtTTTGTAATAATACCTATAAATATTGCTTTTATGGAgtttgataatatatatgtaaaagatttatttgttaattataatgtatgtataaataagtatttcttttaataaattaactaattatttttatattattattattattattattattattattattattatatatatatatatatattacacgttaaagaaaaaattataaaactTGCTAAAACTACAAAACATTTTAttctaatatataaattctcaagaaaataaatatttctttttctttagatgtaatatattaaaataaataatgatttgaatttatataaataaatatataatgtatatatttcGATACATTATAAAAGATTTATTGTTGCTAATATAgacaaaattaaaaataaaaaaataataagataCAATTATtgattaaaaaaatatttgattTTCCATGtacattataatatatatatatatatatatttcatcTTATTTTGGTTaattttacatttattaattttagTTATGTTCCTATTTTAAggtattatatatttttctcttaaaaaaattttttttttt
This sequence is a window from Plasmodium gaboni strain SY75 chromosome Unknown, whole genome shotgun sequence. Protein-coding genes within it:
- a CDS encoding putative exported protein (Plasmodium exported protein, unknown function); its protein translation is NDAKKENCESCNKEKSETQEENLNNETVEGCSTGMCPLQKNDAKKENCESCKKEKNETHEENLNNETAEGCSTGMCPLQKNDAKKENCESCKKEKNETQEESLNKSSTTNSTNDSIKVSKKKSSNKNMRENNKKAHKKKTNDKLRRAQ